Genomic segment of Desulfonatronovibrio magnus:
TATCTGCACCGCAAGTCCATTAATGAAGCACTATTTGCTGGCTATAACATCATAAGTGAGAAGCCGATTGCATTTTCACAAGAGGAAACCATTGATTTAATCAAACTAGCTAATTCGCTTGGACTGTCACTATTCTGTACGAATACTTACCTCTTCGCAAGTTACCTTGATAAGTTGCGGATGAATTACTTGGATGGTCGAAAATTTTCATCCGTATATATAACTTGGCTAGATGCTGCAAATGAAATACGTTATGGTAAATCCAAATCATATGATTCCAGCGTGCCTGTTATTTTCGATGTACTCCCTCATGTTGCAACAATTCTCTACGCCACATTAGGAGTGTTCAGGCCGATTCCAGTCAATATTGTTGTAAACGGTGGTGGTAGCGATGTATCGATACAATACTGTTACAATGGGACAAATGTTATTGTGCGCATTGCCCGTAATGCGGAGCAGCGAGCACGGTCTATAAAGTTCATCGGATCAGACTATCAACTAATTTTTGATTTTACTATTGAACCAGGAATGGTAAGGGTCAATAATTCTAAACCAATATCAGTTGATAAAGATTGGCATAATAAACGTAAACCTATCTCGACAATGCTTGCCAGTCTTATTGATTTCTTCGAGTCGGGAAACTACGATATACGTCTTGGTTCGCATGTCTCACTACTTGGAAATGAACTAATTGATGGAATTGTTGATAGTTACGTCGATCAACAAGTTTCTTGCTTAAATTTAATCAATGGAATTAATGTTAATTTTTTGGATTTGAATATGCTTTATGCAATCAAGGAGGCACTTTCAATTTCAGAACGTGTAATACCGTATATTTCTACAAATTCATCACTGCGAAAATTAGCAATGAAAAATCTTCATCGTGAAGGTGTAACCTCAAATTAATTGCATAAACATGTTAAAATATAATATTATTAAACGTACTCATTGTCGCCTGTGTGGAAGCAACAACTTAACACAATTCATGCACTTTGACTCTATTCCTTTTTTTGATGAAATTGTCATGCATGAAATGCGCGGTAATGAGTTCTCATATCCGATGGAGCTCTTTTTTTGTACTGAATGTTTGAGCGTGCAGACCCAGCACGATGTCAATCTTCATCAGTATTACAATAGCTATCAATATGTTGCTTCAAATTCTCCATACATTCGCAGTTACATGCAATCATTGGTTTCTAAATGTCAACAGTGGATACACTTTAATCCAGGCACTAAGGTTATTGAGGTCGGTGCAGCTGATGGATATTTACTGTCTCTGTTTCAGAAAAGAGGTGCCAGTGTATTAGGTTTTGAAGCGGCGTCTAACCTGTGTCAGTTAGCCACAAGTATCAACGTCAAGGTCATTAACGCGTTGTTCACAGAAGACACGATTGATTTA
This window contains:
- a CDS encoding Gfo/Idh/MocA family oxidoreductase, translated to MAKIDRWLIVGNRRWARLIAGELCAAVPEKTIIHMQGDPDDVELKQWLKISELGKRVQVVSTPVPCASTTIGVALIINSAYLHRKSINEALFAGYNIISEKPIAFSQEETIDLIKLANSLGLSLFCTNTYLFASYLDKLRMNYLDGRKFSSVYITWLDAANEIRYGKSKSYDSSVPVIFDVLPHVATILYATLGVFRPIPVNIVVNGGGSDVSIQYCYNGTNVIVRIARNAEQRARSIKFIGSDYQLIFDFTIEPGMVRVNNSKPISVDKDWHNKRKPISTMLASLIDFFESGNYDIRLGSHVSLLGNELIDGIVDSYVDQQVSCLNLINGINVNFLDLNMLYAIKEALSISERVIPYISTNSSLRKLAMKNLHREGVTSN